CGGCGCCCCGGTGTACCTGGCGGCCGTGCTGGAGTACCTGACGGCCGAGATCCTGGAGCTGGCGGGCAACGCGGCCCGCGACAACAAGAAGACGCGCATCATCCCCCGCCACCTGCAGCTGGCCATCCGCAACGACGAGGAGCTCAACAAGCTGCTGGGCAAGGTGACCATCGCGCAGGGCGGGGTGCTGCCCAACATCCAGGCCGTGCTGCTGCCCAAGAAGACCGACAGCCACAAGGCTAAAGCCAAGTAAAACTCTTTCG
Above is a genomic segment from Gymnogyps californianus isolate 813 chromosome 1, ASM1813914v2, whole genome shotgun sequence containing:
- the LOC127029739 gene encoding histone H2A-IV; its protein translation is MSGRGKQGGKARAKAKSRSSRAGLQFPVGRVHRLLRKGNYAERVGAGAPVYLAAVLEYLTAEILELAGNAARDNKKTRIIPRHLQLAIRNDEELNKLLGKVTIAQGGVLPNIQAVLLPKKTDSHKAKAK